One Deltaproteobacteria bacterium genomic window, CGGTTCTAATATGTTCTACATGAAGGCCAAGTACTCCTTCTAATCCTATTTCTAGACTCGCTGTGTCATCACCGGAGTTGCTTCGGTGGTGATGCCTCAGCGTGTATTTATCTTCTCCCTAGTAGAGCTTAAAAGTCCGCTGCAGGTCAGACCTGCGATCCCTGATTGAAGGGGCGGCGAGCGCTCCTAACCGCGTTCTGCAGGCTTCTGAGCCAACCGTAAAAAGCAGTGACAATATGTTAAACTTTGTAGGGGGCCTCTTGCTTGACAGAGCCCTTGACCCTTCTCTATGTCCTTAAGTGAAACGTGTTCTAGATGACACGGGATTCATTTTAGAACTAAGCCCTTTTGGGAGGTACCACGATGTCTGCAATTACGAATGCAAAAGAATATTTCGATACTTTGGACCAGCGCTTTGATGCTGATGCTGCAAAGGGCTTGAATGCAAGCTTTCAGTTTGAACTCGGCGGCGACGGCGGCGGCACTTACTGTGTGAAGGTAAACGACGGTGCAATGGAAATCCAAGAAGGTGCTGAAGCTGAACCAACATTTACGCTGAAGATGGAAGCTGAAGACTATATCAAAATGGCACACGGCAAACTCAATGGCGCCATGGCGTTTATGACCGGCAAAATGAAAATTTCAGGGGACCGCTCATTGGCGCAAACCATGAAAAAGATTTTTCCGCTTATCAAGTAGAGCGATAAGGCTTAAGCCGGGTTTAGAGACCAGGTAACGCCCAGAGGTGCGAGCTCTTTTAAAAATGCTCGCGCATCAAATGCCCGTCCCGTGGTGGTAACACCTGCGGTGCGGGCTTTGTTTTGTCTTAGCCACGATGCACCCAGCGCAGCGCATGCCCCCGATATTCCGTACACATCATTGCCCTGAATCAACACCCGAGTGCTCTTGTCGGCATTGCCACCTTCTACGACTACGTGCCAAAGACCCTCTTGCCGTTCCTCTTCAGTGGGATGCGGGAGTTTATTTTGGAGAAGGCGCGAGGCTTGATTGATGACGAATCCAGGAGTCAAAACCGAGAGAAGGGGTCTGAAGAAATCAAAGCCCGCAAAACCCTCCGCTTCCTTTTGCGGCAAAAGTAAATCCGATGAGCAGGAGAGGAGAGCAGGGTAGTGGTGAGGAAGCAGCACGGTATCGCCGCCCGGGAACGGGACAGCATGGTACCGGTTGCCCACGCCGGGTAAGTCGACGGCTTGGGAACGCCACTTTCTGGGCTGTTTGGTAAACTGTCCACTGGCATAGGTGAGATAGGGCGCTTTAATCATTTCAAGCGCGCTCACAGCGGTACCGGGGCTTGGCCGAAAAGGGTCCAGGCCGTGGTAGGAATGACAACGTGTCATTTCACCAACTGCCTCATCCGCTAACGCAGCGCCTAAGTAAGCAAAGGTGAAGTCGCAAGCGTGGCCTGTGAGTAAGGTCAGATTTTTGTCGAGAGCTTCTTGGTGGTGTTCATTGTAGACGCTGTTCATAAAAGGCTGTTCGGCGGCAGTATCCACATAGTGTGCGCCAGCCTTGATAGCGGCCTGAACGACCGGCATGCCGTAGCGGCGGAAAGGACCAACCGTGGAGAGGACCACGCTGATATCTTCGAACCCTTTTTGAAGACTTGTAGGGTCTTTCACATCAACCTGGCGAAAGCCTTGTGCATGGGTGCAGTTTTTTTG contains:
- a CDS encoding SCP2 sterol-binding domain-containing protein, yielding MSAITNAKEYFDTLDQRFDADAAKGLNASFQFELGGDGGGTYCVKVNDGAMEIQEGAEAEPTFTLKMEAEDYIKMAHGKLNGAMAFMTGKMKISGDRSLAQTMKKIFPLIK
- a CDS encoding NAD(P)H-binding protein, whose translation is MKPILLLGATGFTGKLCAAALDRLEVPYILAGRNPDKLQALQKNCTHAQGFRQVDVKDPTSLQKGFEDISVVLSTVGPFRRYGMPVVQAAIKAGAHYVDTAAEQPFMNSVYNEHHQEALDKNLTLLTGHACDFTFAYLGAALADEAVGEMTRCHSYHGLDPFRPSPGTAVSALEMIKAPYLTYASGQFTKQPRKWRSQAVDLPGVGNRYHAVPFPGGDTVLLPHHYPALLSCSSDLLLPQKEAEGFAGFDFFRPLLSVLTPGFVINQASRLLQNKLPHPTEEERQEGLWHVVVEGGNADKSTRVLIQGNDVYGISGACAALGASWLRQNKARTAGVTTTGRAFDARAFLKELAPLGVTWSLNPA